The genomic interval GTGCTTTTCCCGGCTATCCAGAAGAGGAAGGATTTGAAGCAGAAGATGTACCCGGCGCTACGCTTCCTGTCGTTTGGGGAAGACGGCGAAGTGAAAGTACCGGACTACCCTATCGATACGGTATAATGATAACTTATCAGGAGTTACGACCAAAAGTTTCTTATGCTAAGGAGATAAGTATTAATTACCGTTATTTAGGCTGGCCGATGATTCTCAACCGTCGTTTTGAATAATTTTCCAGGGAGTGGAAGCATGGAACTGGCCTCTATTTTTATCGTAAGTTTGGTGGCGCTGGTGGTTAATGTTCCCCTCGGTCGGTGGCGAGCCAGTGTTCCCAAGTTTTCTTTCCTCTGGTTTCTGGCCGTACACCTATCGATTCCTTTAATAGTTTATTTACGTATTAAGACCCATTTGGGCATCTCCTACATACCTGTTACTATAGCTTTTGCTGTTTTAGGACAGTATCTAGGGGGGTTATTTTATACCATAGAGTAAATTCAGATTCTTAGCTTATGGGGGGACCTACAGGTTCCCCTGGTTTTTTTGAGCTGAAAAAAAGGCCGCTAATAGGAGGAATTTGATGTGGATTACAGTATTCAGTGGAACAAGTGGAAGCATGTTACCAAATTGGACCCGGACAAAAATAATAGCCGCGAATTAATCAAGGAAGTTCGGGATAGTGGGACTGATGCGGTAATCATCGGAGGCACCCAGAGGATAACCCGGGAAAAAGTAACCAAACTCCTAGAGCAAGTACGGAATATCTGTGGACACCATTTGCCAGTTGTGATAGAAGTATCTTCTCCGGAGGCGGTGGTTTCGGGAGCAGATGCCTATTTAATACCAGTGGTACTAAACAGCGGAAAGGTTACATGGTTGGTAGAAGCTCACCGCAAAGTTATGCAGCAAATAGGTGAACTGTTATACTCGATGAAAGGCCCGGAAATATTAATCCCTGAGGCATATGTGGTTCTCAACCCTCTCTCTGCCGTGGCTCAGGTTACGGAAAGCAGGACTGAGTTAGAACCGGAAGAAGTGTTGGCTTATGCTAGAGTGGGCGAAAGGGTTTTCAATTTTCCTATTGTTTATTTGGAGTACAGCGGCATTTACGGTGATCCCCGGCTGGTTAGAATGGTCAAAGAAGGACTGCGTTACGCCCAAGTGTTCTATGGAGGCGGTATCGACAGCGCGGCAAAGGCAAAAGAGATGGCCCGGGCTGCGGATACAGTCGTGATTGGCAATGTTGTCTATGCTAACCGGGATTATCCCCTGAACGATCTGGTTTCTGCCGTAAAAGGTATAAAAAATAAAGCGCCTGAAGGCGCTAACGTTTAACCACCTACCAGAAAAAGGGGCGGCGGAAGAAAAAGAATGGGAAGAAGGGGAAGAACGGAAACAAGAAGGGAAGGAAAAAATGGGGGTTCCCCGGGTTATCATGTTGAGAACAGGGCATTCCGTAATGATAATGTTCATGTACTTGAACTTCATCTTTATGATAACGGTCTCCCGCATATCCGTAGGGAGGACGGTTATAGTAATAATGATAGTGGAGATGTTTCATGGACATACATATCCTCCTTTCGCAGTTCGGTATACCTATAGTATATGTAAACGCTGGGTATCGGGTTAAACAAGTTTCCCGGCGTTCTCTTCAGGGAACAAAAAAGGGAAAGGACCGTCTATAGTAGCAGAAAGGAGGTTATACAGTGAAACAATGGTGGCTACTGATATTGTTGCTATTCGTCTTGGGTGTTATGGGATGTTCTGTCGGGGAGTCAAGGGAGGTAAAAGAGATGGGGCAGGTATTGGTAGGATTAGAAAAGCTTCCTGCGCCGCAAGCGGCCAATTGGGTAGAGTCCTTGCACCGTTCTGCCGGAGTGTTTCAGAAAAAATTTGGGGGATATCGGGTGTTGCTTATAGCAGCAGGAGAGAAGCCTACCGGCGGTTACGATGTGAAGGTTGAGCAGGTTTCTTTGCAGGAGGGGAAGAAATGGGTTGTCCAGGTAGTTTTCACTGAGCCTAAGCCGGGCCAAATGGTAACTCAAGCTATTACTTACCCGTATGAAGTGGTTGCGATTCCTGATGACGGACATCCGATAGAAGTCCACAAGGTGGAAGGAAAAATTTTAGAAAAACTGCGCATTCAAGAAGCAGAATAGAAGGATTTTTAAATCATTTGTGGAACTATTTATAATAATATCAATTTAATAACTTCCCTCCGAACTTTTAGGCCTAAGGCGTAAGCTATGGCTTAGAAGTCGATAGGGTATAGGCTGGAAACGGCTATGCCTCTCCATTGTGGAAAGGAGGTGCATATTATTTACAGTCCGACTGCCGATTTCCGAGCCGGACTTTTTGTTTTTATTTATGGTTAGAAAGGAGTTGAACCAATGCGAAAAGTTAATTTGTTAATTGTTGCTTTCTTTATTCTATTAACCTTAGGAGTGACCGTATCCGGATGTTCATCTGGTGCCGACACTAAGGAAATTATTTTGGCAACTACGACTAGCACTTATGATAGTGGACTTTTGGATGTGTTAATTCCCCTTTTCCAGCAGAAAACCGGTTATACAGTTAAGACAGTACCGGTAGGTACGGGTAAGGCGCTAGCTATGGGGGAGAGGGGCGATGCTGATGTCCTATTAGTACATGCTCCAGAGGCGGAGCGTCCGTTGGTAGAAAAGGGAGTTGTTATCAATTATCGCCGGGTTATGCACAACGATTTTGTAATAGTAGGGCCTCCCGAAGACCCGGCCGGTGTCAAAGGTAGCGGGAGTGCCGCGGAAGCTTTTAAAAAAATAGCTGATAGTGAGGCGCTCTTTCTTTCCCGGGGAGATTCTTCCGGCACTCATAAGAAGGAACTGGGTATCTGGGAGCAAGCCGGTCTGAAACCGCAAGGGAATAAGTGGTATCAGGAAACAGGAACCGGGATGGGGAATACTCTCAATGTCGCTTCCGAAAAAGAGGGTTACACTCTGACGGATCGCGGAACTTATCTTAAGCTGAAAAAGCACCTTCGGTTGGAAATTGTTTTTGAAGGAGATCCGGTACTTATGAATATTTATCATGTCATGCAGGTCAACCCGGAGAAATTTCCCGGGACAAATGAAGAAGGGGGAAGAGCTCTGGTCGATTTCTTGGTGGGACCGGAAGCCCAGGAGGTTATTGGTGAGTACGGGGTGAAAGAATTCGGACAACCTCTATTCTATCCCGATGCCCGGAAGGGAAGGGAGTAGGGAAGGTTGGACTTAATATGGCAGGGATTACGAGAAGGCATTTTGCTTCTCATACAGGGCGATAGGGAAGTACTGGACATTACCCTCCGGACTTTAAAAATATCGGGAGCGGCAACCTTATTGAGCTTGCTCTTAGGGATTCCTTTGGGTTGCTTTCTGGCCTTGAAGCGTTTCCAGGGAAGAAACGCTATCATTACCTTGATTTACACCAGTATGGGCTTGCCGCCGGTGGTGGCGGGTCTTTGGGTAAGTTTGCTGCTGTGGCGTTCAGGGCCCCTTGGTTTTCTAGGACTTATGTATACGCCGGCAGCCATAGTTATAGCGCAGGTGGCGCTGGCAGCACCCATCATTACCAGTTTAACCATAGTAGGAATGCAGCAGATCGATCCTAAACTGGTAATGCAGTTAAAAAGCCTGGGGGCATCGCGATGGCAGCTTTGGTATACCCTCATCAAAGAGGCTCGATTGGCTATAATGGCGGCTGTTATTGCTGGATTCGGCGGAGTAGTTTCAGAAGTAGGAGCCTCTATGATGGTGGGAGGAAATATTGCCGGGCAGACCAGGGTATTAACTACCGCAATAGTCCTGGAAGTTTCGCGGGGGAATTTTTCTAAAGGCATTGCCCTCAGTATAGTTTTGCTGGCACTCGCCTATATTATCATTTTCATACTAACCTTGACACAGCAGCGGGGGAAACTGCATGAAACATAATATAATGGAACTACGAAATGCTGTTGTTGAGAAATCAAAAAAGGTAATCTTGCATATCCCGCGTTTAGAAGTCAGTAGCGGCGAAGTCCTGGCCATAGCGGGAGCCAACGGTGCCGGAAAAAGCACCTTATTGCTAGTACTGGCAGGAGTCCAGAAGCTTTCGCAAGGGAAGCTAATGTTTAAGGGCAGGCCGGTTGGAGTTGACAATAATCTGTTCCTGCGACGGCGAGTTACTTTAGTGATGCAGGATCCTCTTTTACTGAAAACATCGGTTTTTAACAATGTAGCTCTAGGTCTCTACTATAGAGGTCTTGGTAAGCGACAGATTAAAAAGAAAGTAGAATATTGGCTGGGAAAGCTGGGNNNNNNNNNNNNNNNNNNNNNNNNNNNNNNNNNNNNNNNNNNNNNNNNNNNNNNNNNNNNNNNNNNNNNNNNNNNNNNNNNNNNNNNNNNNNNNNNNNNNNNNNNNNNNNNNNNNNNNNNNNNNNNNNNNNNNNNNNNNNNNNNNNNNNNNNNNNNNNTTTGGTATTGGAACCGGAAGTGCTTCTCCTGGATGAACCTTTTAGCGGCCTGGATACTCCTTCCCGGGTCAAATTGCTGGAAGAAGTCCATAGCCTGCTGAACGAGACGGGCATAACCACCGTCTTTGTCAGCCATGACTTTCAAGAAATTAGATGGCTGGCCCATAAAGTGGCGGTTTTGGACAAAGGTAAAATCGTTCAACAGGGAGATACAGATGAACTGCTTAATCAGCCTTCGCATTCTGCCTCCCGGTCGCTGGTAGAAGCAGCCTGCCGCTTGTCGGGGGGAAGTTGCAGGTCTAATTATCGATGAATTTTGCCGCGGACATATCGTATTGGACGCCCGGCTGGATCTTCTGGTTTTTCCATAAGGATTAAGTCTTCTTCAACGTTCCAGCCTAATCTTTCACAGATAGGTACCAGTTCGGAAAGGACGGCTTCCACTTTCCCTACCTTTTTTAGTAAGATGTCATTATCGTCTCGGGTTATCTCGTACCCTATAGGAACCAGTTCTTCTTTCAACTTGGTTTCTAACTTTGCATTACGAAACTTTAATTTTCCCTGAATATAAGAAACCAAGAATATTCCCCTTTCTTTTTTAGGATAAGCTATAAATATTTTTTCGGCAGAACGGGCAAGTTATGCAGCCCGTGAGGATGGATGCTTGACAAATGAATTAGTTTTCATTATAAAAATTGTTTAGGAACATTTAGCGGTTGGAGGTGGTGCAACTAATGCCGACTTATGACTATCGCTGCCAGAAGTGTGGAGTATTCGAATATACCCAAAATATAACTGAACCGGCGCTAGAGAAGTGTCCTCACTGCGGGCAAGAGGTTAAACGTTTGATTAGTCGTAATGTGAACGTTTTATATAAAGCCGGTGGTTTCCATATTACGGACTACCGGAGTAAGGATTATAAGGAACAAGCCAAAAAAGAAGAAAAGAGTTCTTCCGACGCCAAAGCCAGCTAGTATCGAAGAAAATCCCGGCCTTGTAAGTCCGGGACTTTTTGGTTTTTTTGAGCCTTGTATGGAACCGGTGGGGCAAGGGAAATCTATATTATGGAAAGGATGCAAATAAAGATGGAAAGCTATATTATCCGGGCTACTGCTGCTTCGGGTCAGATACGGGCATTCGCTGGAGATACAACCCAGCTGGTGGAACAGGCCCGCCTGCAGCATAATACGGCTCCTACAGCAACTGCGGCTTTAGGCAGGGNNNNNNNNNNNNNNNNNNNNNNNNNNNNNNNNNNNNNNNNNNNNNNNNNNNNNNNNNNNNNNNNNNNNNNNNNNNNNNNNNNNNNNNNNNNNNNNNNNNNNNNNNNNNNNNNNNNNNNNNNNNNNNNNAATGGCTATGGATTTGAAAGGTGATGATATATTGACAATCCGCATAATGGGAAACGGGCCTCTTGGTGCTATAGTGGTGGTCGCCAACGCTAAAGGAGAAGTAAAAGGTTATGTTCAGGACCCGACAGTACACCTTCCGCCTAGAGCTGACAAAAAACTCGACGTGGGCGGTGCGGTTGGAAATACGGGCATGCTCTATGTTACAAAAGATTTGGGCCTTAAGGAACCCTATACGGGAAGTGTGCAGTTGGTTTCGGGCGAAATTGCGGAAGACCTGGCCTATTATTTTTACGATTCCGAGCAACGTCCCTCATCAGTAGCCTTGGGTGTATTGGTGGAAAAAGACCACTCGGTTAGGGCAGCCGGGGGCTTAATCATCCAGTTGATGCCCGGTGCACAGGAAGAAATTATAGAAAGGCTGGAGAAAAATTTGAAAAACTTAGAGTCCGTGAGCAGTCTGATTGACCAGGGCAGAAAACCAGAGGAACTTTTGGCATTAACTCTTGACGGATTCAATATCAAGATTCATCAGAAACAGGCGGTGAAATTTGCCTGTAATTGTTCCCGGGAAAGATTAGAGGAAATCCTGCTGAGTTTGGGTCACGCGGAGCTCAAGTCTATGTTGGAAGAACAGGGTCAGGCTGAAGTTCGTTGCCATTTCTGTAATCGTACGTATCATTTTTCCCGTGCAGAAATCGTTCAACTGTTAAAAGAATTAGAGGAGAAAAAGGGAAGCTGAGGGGCCATCCAATTTTCGGCCCTCGTTTTTATCTTGAGGATGCAGAACGCACTAAAATTTCTTGATTTGTAAAACAAGCAAAAGGTATAATAATTTGAGAGTATTGACTTGAATGGAGGAGATGTTAGTGAAAGGTTTGTGGTTCTCGGAATTGCAGACTTCAACCCTGAAAATATCATGTATGACTAAGTCGGTGCTGTGTTCGGAACAATCTCAATATCAGAACGTTGCGGTTCTCGACACGTTACCCTACGGTCGTATGCTCGTACTAGATGATGTTATTCAAACCACGGTAAAGGACGAGTTTATATACCATGAAATGATTTCCTTGGTGGCTTTAAACACCCATCCTTTTCCCCGCAATGTTTTGATTATCGGTGGTGGTGACGGCGGAACGCTTCGGGAGGTGACTAGGCACCCGGCAGTAGAAAAGGCTACTTTGGTAGAGATAGACGAAAAAGTGATAGAAGCTTCCCGCAAGTACTTACCACAGATAGGGTCTGCTTTTGATGATCCGAAAGCGGAAATCGTGGTGGCAGATGGCATAAAGCATGTCCAGGAACATGAAAATGAATATGATGTAATTATTATAGATTCCACTGATCCGGTAGGACCAGCAGTGGGTCTCTTCAGTGAGGATTTTTACCGGCAGGTACATAGAGCTCTTAAAGATGACGGAATTTTAGTGGCGCAGACTGAATCACCTTTCTTCAATGAGGAATTAGTTTCTTCGGTTTATAAGAGTTTGAAGAAAATTTTTGCTATAAGTAAAGTTTATCTAGCTACTGTTCCCAGTTACCCCGGGGGATTATGGTGCTTTACCATGGGCAGTAAAAAGTATGATCCCGAGCAGGTTGACCTTGAAAAAATACCCCCATTGAATACTCGCTACTATAATCCTCAGATCCATAAAGCGGCTTTTGTGTTGCCTAATTTTATTGCAGAGCTGTTAAAATAGGAGGAAGCCTTGAAAGAATTAATGGTAAACAACCTGAGTTTTATAGGAAGTAAAAAGACTTATGACGAGGCAGATATCGTACTGGTAGGGGTTCCCTTGGATTTGACCGTTAGTTTTATCCCAGGGACCCGCTGGGGGCCTTCTGCCATCAGAACTGTATCAGAAGTTTTGGAGGAATATAGCCCAACTTTAGATAAGGATCTCCGAGAGAAGAATTACTACGATTGGGGAGACGTCGAACTTCCGTTGGGCAATGTCTCGCAAAGTCTCCAGCGGATTGAAGAGGTAGCTCGGAAAATAGTTCTGGACGGAAAAAAGCCAGTTTTTATCGGTGGTGAGCACCTGGTTACCCTTCCGCTGGTCAAAGTGATGGCAGAAAGGCACCCGGGGTTGGCAGTCCTACAGTTTGATGCACACGCTGACCTGAGACAAGAATATCTCGGGCAGGAGTATTCTCATGCAACAGTAATGTGGCATGTTAATCAGATAATTGGAAGGGAGAATCTTTACCAGTTGGGCATCCGCTCCGGCACGAGAGAAGAGTTCGCGTATGCCCGGGAGAACACCCGTTTTTATCCTGAAATGGTGCTGGAACCGCTGGATGATATTGTAAAGAATTTGCAGGGAAGGCCAGTATATGTAACCTTGGACATAGATGTAGTTGATCCGGCGTATGCTCCCGGTACGAGTACCCCTGAGCCGGGTGGATGTACCTCGACAGAAATTCTAGCAGCGGTGAAAAAGCTTAATGAGTTGAATATAATAGGCTTCGATCTGGTAGAAGTATGTCCTCTCAATGACCCAACACGGCACACTGCTATTTTGGCAGCAAAAATCATCAGAGAAGCCCTTCTTGGATGGTATTAATGTTTGACTTTTTACTTTTCGGCATGATATAATATTATCGCTTCTTAAAGAAAGATATTTTTCTGGCAAAACTTTGGCTTTGACTTTCATAAGAAGAGTATGTTATACTATTGTTTGCAGTGGTTGGGCGGTTAGCTCAGCTGGGAGAGCACCTGCCTTACAAGCAGGGGGGCGGCAGTTCAAGTCTGTCACCGCCCACCATTTATCTTACTATTGAAATTGTTGCCGGAAAGGTAAGAGTTATCATTTCCGGCTTTTCTGGAGGAGCTGTAGTGTAGCGGTTAACATGCCGGCCTGTCACGCCGGAGATCGCGGGTTCGATTCCCGTCAGCTCCGCCAAATGCCTCGGTAGCTCAGTTGGTAGAGCAGAGGACTGAAAATCCTCGTGTCGGTGGTTCGATTCCGCCCCGAGGCACCATTATAATATGCGGGCGTAACTCAGTGGTAGAGTGCAACCTTGCCAAGGTTGAAGTCGAGGGTTCGAATCCCTTCGCCCGCTCCATACGAGGCGACGTGGCCAAGTGGCTAAGGCAGAGGACTGCAAATCCTTTATTCGCCGGTTCGAATCCGGCCGTCGCCTCCATTTTTATTGCAAAAAATTTATAATTTATGCCGGGGTGGCGGAACTGGCAGACGCACAGGACTTAAAATCCTGCGGGACCCTTAATCCCGTACCGGTTCGATTCCGGTCCCCGGCACCACGAAGCTAGTAATACCAAGGCTTGTGGCGGATGGAAGCAGGGTGAGTGTCCGAACACCGTTAAAACAAGCTCTTGGTATTTTTCTTTTGCGGCAGGATCGGAAAGGTTGCTGAAAACATTTTCGGCCAGCATAACAGCAACCTTTCCTGCATCTGAGAGGTAACATGGGTATAAATAAAGACCATCTCCTGGTTGAATTATTTAAACTGGCAGGGAAAATTGCCCTGTTTTTAGAAATAATGTAGGTAAACTTTAGCAGAGGAAGTGATAAGTTTTGGTCAAAATGGGCAGAAACGAACCCTGCCCCTGTGGCAGCGGGAAAAAGTACAAGAAATGCTGCGGTAAGAATTCCGGTAACGTGATTTACCTGTCTGACACGATGCTTCACAGGGAAGTTGACAGCATCCGGAGGCAACTGGTGGAGTTTGCCGAAAAAAACAGCGATGAATTTGGTACAGCTTTTTTAGAGTGCCCCATTAGCGAGTATACAGACTTGGACGGTATCATGCAGTACGAGGAACTGGGAAATACATTCTTGGACTGGTTTGTTTTCGATTACAAGTTAAAAGACGGCAGTACTCTCTTTGCAAGGTTTTTAGAGGAAAATCGGGAAGGCTTACGGGAAGCCTTAGTTGAAGTACTGGAAAGATGGAAGGAAGCACCGATTTCTGCTTTTGAAGTAGTGCGGGTGATTTTGGGAAAAGGTGCGGTACTAAGAGATATTTTTTCCGGTGAGGAAAAACGCCTGTACTATCCTTATTACCCGGAGGAGATTCCCCACGGAGCAATTCAGATTTGCCGGCTGCTGCCTGCAGGTGATTGGCATGAATTTTTGATTGGTACTTATGTAGCGGCTCCGGAAGATAAAGAATTTATTCTGGAAAGGGTTAATGAAGAAAGGCAGGCGTTGGCTGACCTGGGAATTGAGTATGAAAGCTGGGGTGAATTTTTAAAGCAGCATAGTGAAGTACTTTTAGAAGTAATCTGTCAGCTGTTTACCGGCACGGAGTCAGAAACTGAGATTGGTGACAGTACCAAGCAGCTAGTAAAGCAATTTGTGGCCAGGAAGTTTCTTGCTACTCCGCTTCCCGAACTTGGGGGTAGGAGCCCTTTGGAGATAAGCAGTCACCGGGAATTAGAGGAAAAATTGGAGCAATTTCTTGCAGATGTTGCCAGGGGACGTTATGACCATGAGGAATTGGGCGGTATTACACCTTCTGAAAACTTGGAACTAATAAAGCTACTGCTGGGACTAGGAAAGGAAAAGCCCAGGCAGGTGGATGACTTCACCTGGCAGGACGACAAATACCGTGAGGAAGCACGGCTCCTGGTGGAAAAAATGAAGGGTGAGTATCTGCCGCTGGATATAGGAAGGGCTCTGGAAATATGGCACCAGTACAGCAGCGAAGAATGCCCCCGGTTTAGAAAGCCGGGTGTGTGGGCCGCGGCGGTAGAGTACACCCTCGCTTCCATGTATAAACCAGGTGTGACGCAGCAGCAGGTTGCTGACAAATACGGGGTTTCTGCCAATAGCGTGTCCAAAAACAGCTACAAAATAGAGGAGATGATTTACTGGGAATTTCATTTGGACGAGGCCGGGATTGCACCGGTCTCAGGTGGGAGCGGCAGACCATTGGTGGAACGGGAAACTGCCCGGATTCAGAGTTTGTTGGAAGGACAGGAATTCCAGTCCGAAGAAGAGTTGCAGCGCTTTTTGGACGAAATTAACCGGGGCGGGCTACCGGAAATACCCCCGGAGCAGATGTCTCCCCGGCGCTGGGCTCAAGAAATGATCTACGATGCCTGGGAAATTGAGGACCCTCAGATGAGAGTCCGTCTAGCTAAAAAAGCTTTGAAGGTCTACCCCCACTGCGCGGATGCCTATGTGATTCTGGCGGAGGATGCTGCTGCGACCTATGGAGAGGCGATAAAATTCTATGAAAAGGGAGTCAAAGCAGGGGAGAAATCTCTGGGAAAGGAGTACTTCCACAGTAATAAGGGGTATTTTTGGGGGCTAGTGGAGACTAGGCCGTATATGCGGGCCAAAATGGGGCTGGCCCAGTGTTTATGGGAAGTGGGAGACCTGGAAGGTGCCATCAGACATTTCACCGAAATGTTGGAGCTCAACCCCAATGACAACCAGGGAGTGCGTTACTTGCTCAGCACTTGCCTGCTGGAGGCGGGCCGGTACGAAGAACTGGAAGAGCTTTTCCGGCGGTATGAGGAAGATATCGGGGTGGATTGGCTGTACAACCTGGCCCTGTATCAGTTTATCAAGAAAGGGAAAAACAGTCCCGAAGCTGCTGCAGCGTTAAAAAGGGCAATTAAGGCAAATAGACATGTACCCGCTTACCTAATGGGTATTAAAGAATTACCCCGGGAATTGCCCGATTACTTCACCCTAGGTAGCGAAGATGAAGCGGTAGCTTACGCGGCATACGCTAAAAAAGTTTGGCAGAAAACCATTGGCGCTCTGGAGTGGCTCAGGTCTAGCATTTAAATTCATACTGGGGACGGTTCAGGATTTGAATTAGTCCAGCAGCGGGGAATTCTGGCAAAAACCGCTTGTCCTGATAAGGGATGGGCGGTTTTTTGTTTTGTTTTCGCTAACGAGAGAAGCCTGATCTTGCTTCGTGTTCGTCCAGGCAGCAGCATGACTAATCGGGGAAAGGTTTTAAATTCGCGGACGGTTTGTTCTGTCGTTTCCTATACCACTGTTGAGTGTGAATATATTGGAACATTGCTAGAAATGTAATACTAAAATTATTTAGATTGGGAAGGATTTCCTATAAATTTGGAGAAATTTGTTATAATATACAAACATTATAAAATAATAGTAGCAAGTGTCCTTAAAGGCTAACTCAATAATAAACGGAAATTTCCTAAAATATCCTGCTATAGAAGGGAGGGTACATTTAGGCTCTCTGCATGTCTTTAAAAGTGGAGGTGGTAGGTTGCGAGTGAGTATTATTCTTGCACCCGGTGAAATGAAACAGTATGTTATATTTCCCCTTGATTTTCGACGGTATTTTATTTCTCTGATTAAGAGTATGCTGGAGAATTCGCCGTTATTTAACCGTTTTAAACAGGAAAGACCCGGCTACAGTCCCTATGTGTTTTCAGTAAATTTTCAAAAAATCGTAAATATTGATACGAGGATGCAGCAGATGTGGGTAAGGCCGCCTGTATATCTTTTGTTTTCTACCGGACTATATGAAGTAATGACAGCGCTGTGTAACGGTGCAATAAGTCTAAAAGGGCAGGATACAATCCTGGGGTTAAAGCTCCGTCATATCAACCTTCTACCTTTGAAAGAGATTAAGTCTTCCCCACAGGTCTTCAAAATTCGGGGACATGCAGTGCTTCGCGGGCGCAACGGTTACATAGATGCGGCTGAGAGCACCGTAGAGGAATTAGAAGAAGCCATAAATACCCATCTTCTAAAACAACATGAGTTTCTTCGGCAGGAGTACGGGCAGAGCTTGAGCCCCAGAATTGGGAAGATAAAGGTTATACCTTCTGCATCCAGCTATCACAAAGGTGTGTGCAGCCATTACGGCGGCCGGCTGACTACCCTGCAGGGTAGTATTGCACTGGATGGGCCTGCCGACAGCCTGCAGTTTTTATATAACTTTGGTCTGGGTGTGCGCACCGGTCAGGGATTTGGTCTTCTGGAGGTGAGATAGCAGCCGTGACTAAAGATGTAGCTATATATCCCTCCACCTGGTATTACAATGCCTGCGTCCAGGGATTTTTGGAAACACTGGCCTGGGGGCTGGGTGAGGATGCGGTCAGAAGCTTCCTCCATGACGATGGTACGGTTAAGATACCAGCAAAAGTAATGGAAGCAGTGTTCAGCACGAGGGATGTAGTTATGCCTGAGAACTATCCTTGTTTGGATGGGCGAGAAGTGCCGGATGAGCTCAAGGAGCTAAAGCGGATAACTTGGTGGTGGGTTGAGAAGAGCAAGAAAAAAGATGGAGCAAATGTGAGAGAAACTATAGATATTACATGCAACAGTTTGTTTGGTTCGAATAAAACATTCTATCCCAATTTACTTACACATAATACTGGGATATCGAGAATAGATTTCTTGAATTCGTGGTTTGAAATCGCAAATAAAGGAAAA from Calderihabitans maritimus carries:
- a CDS encoding CRISPR-associated endoribonuclease Cas6 encodes the protein MSIILAPGEMKQYVIFPLDFRRYFISLIKSMLENSPLFNRFKQERPGYSPYVFSVNFQKIVNIDTRMQQMWVRPPVYLLFSTGLYEVMTALCNGAISLKGQDTILGLKLRHINLLPLKEIKSSPQVFKIRGHAVLRGRNGYIDAAESTVEELEEAINTHLLKQHEFLRQEYGQSLSPRIGKIKVIPSASSYHKGVCSHYGGRLTTLQGSIALDGPADSLQFLYNFGLGVRTGQGFGLLEVR
- a CDS encoding SEC-C metal-binding domain-containing protein, with protein sequence MGRNEPCPCGSGKKYKKCCGKNSGNVIYLSDTMLHREVDSIRRQLVEFAEKNSDEFGTAFLECPISEYTDLDGIMQYEELGNTFLDWFVFDYKLKDGSTLFARFLEENREGLREALVEVLERWKEAPISAFEVVRVILGKGAVLRDIFSGEEKRLYYPYYPEEIPHGAIQICRLLPAGDWHEFLIGTYVAAPEDKEFILERVNEERQALADLGIEYESWGEFLKQHSEVLLEVICQLFTGTESETEIGDSTKQLVKQFVARKFLATPLPELGGRSPLEISSHRELEEKLEQFLADVARGRYDHEELGGITPSENLELIKLLLGLGKEKPRQVDDFTWQDDKYREEARLLVEKMKGEYLPLDIGRALEIWHQYSSEECPRFRKPGVWAAAVEYTLASMYKPGVTQQQVADKYGVSANSVSKNSYKIEEMIYWEFHLDEAGIAPVSGGSGRPLVERETARIQSLLEGQEFQSEEELQRFLDEINRGGLPEIPPEQMSPRRWAQEMIYDAWEIEDPQMRVRLAKKALKVYPHCADAYVILAEDAAATYGEAIKFYEKGVKAGEKSLGKEYFHSNKGYFWGLVETRPYMRAKMGLAQCLWEVGDLEGAIRHFTEMLELNPNDNQGVRYLLSTCLLEAGRYEELEELFRRYEEDIGVDWLYNLALYQFIKKGKNSPEAAAALKRAIKANRHVPAYLMGIKELPRELPDYFTLGSEDEAVAYAAYAKKVWQKTIGALEWLRSSI